CACACCTGAGATAACGGCACGGGCTTCAGGCCAGCCGTAGAGAAGCATCATGCCAAAGACTACGGCGAGCGCGATGTACATTCCGTACTTTTTGCCGATTTCCATTGAGATTACCTCAGGGTTGCGGTAAGTTCCTCGACGGCTTTGTCAAGGAGGAAGTCAGCGTTGACGATGATTTTGACGGTGCATCCGGTAAGCATTGCATAGGATGCGGCAAAGGCACGGTTCATTTCCTGGTGTTCCGCAATGGATTTTGCACCTTCCATATCACGGACACGGCTCTCGTCAGAAAGTCTGCGGACAAGAATCTGGTCATTGTCCGTCTCGACAAGAACAAGAACGTCCGGCATGATTGCAGTGATAACCCACTCGGGAAGACCTGCAAGATACCCGTTCGGTGTCTTGACAGAGGCGTGAGTATCGATGATGACATTGCCGTCAATTGCGGCGATCTTTTCTGCAGCAAGTTTCTGCAGGCGTTTCTGGACAGTACGATCCAGTTTTCTCATCTGATCGCGGTCCTGTACAAGACCTTCCGCAGCGGCAACTTCAAACATGAAACTGCCAAAGTTGATGTTCTGATACGGAGTTCCTTCCGCAGCGATTTTTTCCATTGCGGTGTTAATTACCGTCGTTTTGCCGACACCGGGCACACCGGTGATGATGACCTTTTTTCCTGCCATATTGGATCACTATTTCCCTATGTGAGAATCATTTAAAGTTTGGAGGGACAGGATAATAAATGTATTTTTAGGAAGGAGAACAGGATCGAAAGAGACGCACTGTCAGTTGGAAAAATCCTGCCGGTAACTATCCCCACCCAGGGATCTTTTTCTTCAGTATGCCAAAAAGAACGAGACACGATCAATGAAGAACATTGTCTGTTCCTAAGGGCATCACTATGAGTGCAAACACATATATACCTATTAGACACAGTGTTTGAACAATGCAAAAAAACACCCTCCTCCCTGTACTTATCGGAGTGGTAGTTGTCTGTTGTGTGCTTGTTGCCTGTGTTCTCCTCTTTACCGGCGGTGAAGGACAAACAACCTACATCGTCGGTATTGACGGGGACCATCTTCCTAGTACTGCTATCATCATCGAGGACCGCGAACGTATCCCAATCGGTTTTGATGTCGAGACAATCCAGTGGATTGCAGAAAAAGAACATTTCGCAATTACATTCAAAGAGGTTCCCTGGTCGATCATTCCCGAACTCATTGAGAGAGGAGATATCGATATGTTCTACTCAGGGTACAGTATAACTCCGGAACGTGCGGAGCGGCTGGACTTCTCTCAGCCCTATTATAAAACCGATATCGCCATTGCCGTCCGAAAGGACAGCGGCGTAACCAGGGAGATGTTTGACAATGGCGAGATACGCATAGGTTCCCAGCAGGGGATCACCTCGGTTGACAAACTCAAAGAGATCTTCGGCATTGAACGGTATGATGAGATGGTCTCCGAAGGAAAGATTGTACTGTTCTCTGCGGGGACTGCAGGATTTGGCGAGTCACTCAAATATCTCGATACCGGAGAAATCGATGCCATCATTTACAATAAAATAACGCTGGAGGGCTATCTGCCAGACTGGAAAAACCTCACCATTCTGGACACGATTCCCACCGGTGAAGAATATGGTATCGCCGTCAAAAAAGGAAATACCAAACTGATCAGCATACTCAACAAAGGCCTTGAAAACTTCCGCGCCTCAGGCAAACGTGCCGAACTTCTGGAAAAATATCATATGAGCGAGACGCTGGCATAATCTCCCTACGTTTTTTGAATAATTTTGAGATGACCGGCGGCGTTATCCATAAACATTTTTGAGTACCACAAATCACAATTCTCAGGGATTGATCCCGTACCCGGGAAAACACTGAGCGCAGGCCGAAGGCCGTACGTCCAGTATTTTTACGGGAAACAGGACCTTATGAACATACCCGAAGATTTATGCAAATCTTAATCTGGTGTACCCAAGAACTTCCCGTTTCCCGTCCATAAATAATCCTTCCGTAATAACCGTCTGCCAGCCCATGAGTTCTTTGGCCATCCCTGTACACCGCATTGGCTCCATAATCTTTACCGGTGTAAAGGAGTACCGTAGATCCTCACGACCGTAGAAGTACACATCCACTGAAGAAAGTGATGCAGCCTGATCACCGCCCACAACCACGGCAACCACATCGTCACCCGAAATCCGCACCATCAGATCCACTCCATTCACAGAAAACTCCGTTTCCACCAGGTTTTCCACCATGAAACTGCCGATAAACACCAGCATGCAGACAACCGCAATCACCAGAACAACCACGATAGCAATGGAGCCTGGAGAACCATGACCGGCATCTGCTGTATCCTTCACGGCATCAACTCCTGCGGATCAGCACGCGACGTGATATCCAGTTCCGTACCGGCAAGAACAAACCACTTGTCATCCACCGCTTCCAAGTATATCAGCCGGACGCTTTGCTGTGTCGGATCATTTGGGATGGGCAGCACATTATATGTCAGACCACCGCCGTCCATAACAGACAACACGTACTGCCGGCCAAATGATGCACCATTTGCGTCGGTAAACGAGAAAATATTCTTTCCGACATCCCCGGGAACAAAAGCATTGGCCAAAACAATTCCCTGCATATCGATTGCAGCAAAATCGGTAATGTTCCCGGACGCCGCGGCAAGAAGCTTTGAGGAGCCACTGTTAATATCAGCAAGTATCGCTTCTTTTCCATATTCCCATGCATACAGAGTTGTATTCCGGACAAGAGTAGTAACGGTACTGACAGCATGCGGGATCATCGGTGATACTTCGGACTCCGCCGGCATCCGAATCGTGATAAACCAGGAATCATCAACGGGCATCACATAAATCAGAAGCAGCAGTGCGTCAGTAGGAATCTCACCAACCGATGCGGATTCATACTTCTGCAGATATCCGCCGCCCTGCTGGGCAAGATAGATCATATGCCGGACTGTCGAAACATCATAGGCATCATGCAAATTGATCCAGCTGGTTATACTGGAACGCTGGGTCCCGCTGGACATTGCAAGAACATTTCCTTCCATATCATAGGCAACCAGAGGATATGTCGACACCTTGTTTCTAATATATTCCAGGGTCTTTTCCTTGGAATGGGATCTGGCATACTGGAAAGCTTCCAGCGTTTCTTTCGTCATTTCGCCGGCATCCGGGGTAAACTGTACATCGGCGGGAACCGACCACGGGGAAACCGGACGATTAACCATCAGACGGACATCCGTTCCAAAAAGGTTCACCGTCACCGTTTTCCAGACATTGATCTTCTCATATTTTCCCAGATACAGCGGTGTATATGCAGGGTACTTGATTACACCTTCCGGTAGTACCACCAGCGTATTATAATCCACCTCATGATCGATCACGAAATCCAGTGACCCTCCGCTGATATCCCACCCGATGTACTCCGTGGCCGTACAGTAGAGAACCCATCCATCCGGCAGGACAACAGATATCGCATACTCCGACAGTTCCGGAACACCTTCAGCAAAGGTATGAAACAGCATGCCCGAATCAAAGAAGAAACTGACGTAACCACGGTACGTTCCATCCGGAGAGTAAACCGGCAGACTCACTTCCGCCACATATCCGTACTCGGAAATATAGAACGGTCTGGTCCACAACGTATGTGAACCCGTAAAATCCGACTCATTGTGATGATGCGTAATTGCCGCTCTCAGATGCGAGAACGCCGCTGGTACAAACATTCCCTCAGTACTGTTCTCCGGATAATAGGCCAGGAGTGCCATCCATGGTTTTTCTGCGTAATACTTCAGAAGAAGATCGACAATTTCCGAATCATTTCCGGAAACCCTGCCGATATCATCAGCAAGGACCCGGGAGTCGACCTCAAGTTCCGTAAAGCCCGAGACAACAACATCCGCATACCGATCCAGAACCAGAACCATATCCTCCGGAGCTTCCAGAGTATAATTTTCCGGAGTCACCGATGGCTGAACACATCCGGCGCAGCCAAGCATCAGACACACTGTACACAAAACCGCGCACAGCATAAAGAATACACAACACCATTTTTTTCGCATAGTACTTACACACCACACACGTAATGAAAATCACTCAGTATGTTGGCGGGAAAAACGCATAAACCCTTTGAATGGGACAATAAAAATCAGAAAAAGAAAAAATGGGGATTATTCTTTGCCGCCGAAGAAGCCCCGCATAAACGGGTACATCTCCATGATCTGCTCGTTTGCAATCTGTTCATACAGACGGTAAACGATCGAGACCGTAAGCAGAAGACCGGTACCTCCCACAAACCCGATGATACCCAGCATGTTTGCAAGAATACTAAGTACTCCGATAAACACGCCACCAATCACCGTGACACGCGGAATGTATCTGTCCAGATACCGCTCCAGCACCGCAGGGCTGCGGCGATAACCCGGAATCTGCATACCTGAATTCTGAATCTGGCGGGCAACATGTTTCGAGTCAAGACCTGCTGTCTTCACCCAGAAGATTGCGAACAGAGCACCTCCAACAATCATCACGATTGCATCAATACCCACACGGAGCGCAACCTCCCATGCTGCATGGCCGGCACCCGTAAACTGCGGGAGCCACCACATCCAGTCCTGCGGCTGGTTAATCGGTGCAAGATACCACATCAGACCATTGATCGGCGTAGAACCGTTGAACTCTCCAAAGATGTTGATACCAACACTGGAAAGGAACATACCAATCATCTGAACGTTTGCCTGCAGCACACGCACCAGAATCATCGGAAGAACACTTGCATACACAAGTTTCACCGGGAACCGCGCACGGGCACCGCGCACATTCGCGTGGGCAAGCGGAATCTCCACACGGGTCGCCTCAACATACACAATAAGGAAGAACAACCCTATTGTCGTAAACAGTGCGAGCAGCTCAAGACCAAAGTACTCGATAAAGTTCGCACCGGAACCTATAACCTCAAACAGCCGGGGGAAGAAACCCACCGCAAACTGATCCGTCGTAGATTCCCAGTTGAAGAAACCGTTTACGAGACCCTGGGCAACTCCTGCAACGATGAAGAGACCGACACCAGAACCAATACCCCACTTCGACACGACCTCATCCATGAACACAACCAGCAGACCGCCTAAACAGATCTGCAGGAAGATCAGGACCATCACAGCCGTCGTATTGCCGCCAAACATTGCAGCAACCGTCATGTCAGGGCTCATCCATCCGCCCAGCACGTTTGGCAGGGCTTCCAGAATGATCATCACAAAGATCAGCAGTTTCTGCAGACCCATGTAAATAACCTGACCGCGCTCATCGGAAGTATTGATCTTAATCAGGTCAGCACCACGAAGCAGCTGCAGTACGATAGATGCGGTCACAATCGGTCCGATACCAAGGTGAAGAATCGTTCCGGATGCACCGGCGAGCAACGCACGGTAATATTGGAAAACATCCAGAGAAGTTTCACTCAGACCAAAAACCGGAATGTTCGTCAGTATAAAATACAACAGCAGCACCGCGGCGGTCCACATCAGCTTGTTTTTGAAGTGAACGTGACCCTCCGGTGGCCGAACGGCCGGCATTTTTGCCAGCAGTGGTTCCATTCGATCCAGCAGTTCTCCCATGAGTGATACACCAAAAATTTAAATTTAGGGGGTCAGCACCTGACCGCCCTGTTCCTGAACTTTCGCGACAGCACGCTCGGAGAAGCTCTCTGCAGTAATCTCAAGCTTGTGGGTAACGCGACCACCGCCGAGAACCTTCTCAACACCAATCTGTGCGGCGTCAAGAATAATAACATCTCCGTTTTGTGTGGCAATACCGCGGGCAACAAGATCCGGAATCATCTGATCGATATCACCGATATCGAGGACTTCATAGGTAACGGAGGTCTTGCAGACAAATCCATGTTTACCCTCAGTCTTTCCGAGCAGATAGAACCGGGTGAAATTGTGGTCACGCCATCCTGCCTGTCCACGACCTCCGCGATTACCTGCACCACGGCGGTTTTTGTGGGTTCCCCCACCACAGGTGCGGGTTCCCCGGAACTTTGAACGCTTGTTGACTGGCATACTTTTTACCTCATCTTGATCAGAAGGTCATTAATTTCCTTCCCGTAGTATCCCAGGGCACCGCCCTGATTGAACGTACGCTTCGTGGTCTTGTATCCCTTTCTCGGCGGGTGCATACGCAGCACCGGCTTGAGCTCGGGGACATCCTTCATCCGGATCTGACCTGCTGCAAGAGCAGCCGCAAGTTCGGCAATACTTCCAAAGGAAGTTGCCTCCTTCACGTACTCCTCCGTCAGCGGCTTGTTACCGGTAAGTCTTCCACGGGTGGTAAGAATCGTCTCAAGCGTGGCTGCATCAACTTCACCAAACGCAATGAAGTCCTTTGCCTTCCGGATCATACCGAGGTACTCCGGAGTCTCCGGCACAAGGACACAGTGGTTGATGTGATGAAGACGCAGCATCTTTAAGGTCTCCTTAATGTCGCGGCGGGTATTTACCACTCCGCGAACCTGCACAACTGCATACATTACTTCCGACCTCCGATACGAATCAGATTCGTTTCGCGAAGTGCATTGTAGGTAGCCTTTGCGAAGTTAAGGGTCGTTCTCGTGTTACCACTCGTGTTGACCCACACATCGCGGATACCGGCAAGTGCCAGTACTTTCTTACCGACATCACCGGTCACCAGACCGATTCCCTTCGGGGCGGGCTTGAGAGTAACGGTAACAGAACCTGCCTTACCGGTAACTTCCATCGGCACAGAGTGCTTCTGACCGCAGCCGCATTCCCAGGAACCGCATCCACGGCGAACCTTCACAATGTTCAGCTTCGCATTTACGATTGCCTTCTTGATCGCAGTTCCCACCTGAACATCTCTGCCCTGGCCAAAACCGATGTAACCATCCTTGTTGCCGACAACAACGACCGCTCTGAACTTAATACGGCGACCAGAGTCAGTCATACGCTGCATCATATCAATGCAGAGGACTTCGTCAACAAGGTCGGGAAGCATTGCATCAACAATGCCTGCTTCCTTAATAGGGAATCCGCTTGCAAGAATCTCATCGAAGCTTGCAAAGTCCCCGGCCATGACCTTCTTGCCAAGACCGGTGATAGGGACCCACTCTTCCTGTTCGTACGCCATATTATTCCAGCTCCTTCATGATTGCATCCTTTGCAGCCTCGACACAAGAGACGAGATCTGCATAGCGGTCATCATATTCTGCAATGTGGGCACCGTTGCAGCGATCCTCGTCCGGGAGGATCTCCTCACCGACCGGAACATCGAAACCTGCATCGACTGCTCCTTTCACTGCGGCGAACACACGGGCACCCGTAGATGCAACCTGCAGACCGATATCTGCAATTGCACCCTCGTATCCTGCCTTCTGGGCACGGACCGCGAACAGCATACCGGTCAGATATGCCGCAGGGGTGTTTCCAAGGTAACCCTTGTACCCGTAGTTCACCAGTTCTCTGCTGTTCACATGAACAAGCGTATAATCGCCGTCCATCTGTGCAGCAATGAGCTGGATGATGATGTGACGGTTCGTCTTCCGGACAACCATACGGTTTCTGCCGGAAACAATCAGCCGCTGGCGCTGGTAGTAATCAGTCTTTCCTTCACGGCGTCTGCGGAACTGAACAAAGTATCTTCCATTCGTAGCCATTGCTTAGTCCCTCCGGGAAGTAACGATCTCAATCTGCGTTTTCAGGTGAGCAACGTTACGGAACTGACCACCGGCTGCACGGCGGTAGAGTCTGCGGTATTCGGTTCTCGTAATGGAACCTGCCTCACGCTGGGCACGAAGCTCCTTACGCTGTGCCCGGATCTTCTTGATCCACTGGGTCTTGGACGGAGTGCGTGCACCCTTTGCACCGCTGCGGCGTCCCGGACCTTTACAGTGTCCGTATGCGCGCTTTGCGATACGTGCCCGTGCACGTCCGCGGGAGATACCTTTCTTCTGGTGGGAAGAGATGGCACCCTCCTCAATCAGATTGCGGATATCCTCCCGGGACATTGCATTCTGAACATCGGAAAGTTTCTCCGGATTGATCCAGACACGGTTTTCACCGCAACCGAGAACAGCTGCCGCAAGGCGGCGCTGGGAAGCAAGATCACTCATTGGACTTCGCCTCCTCGGTCACTGGTGCTGCAACAACTGCCTTTGTCTCTTTCGGGTTCAAAACCTTAATGCCAAGGGCTGCTGCCTTTGTCTGGATAGCTGCACGCTTCTGTCCGCCAACGGATGCACCGATACGGACAGCAGTTGCTGCGGCATCAATCTCTTCAAGATCAGCCGGTCTGAACACAAGGACCTCACGGTAGCCGCTCGGGTGGAATCCGCGGATTGCTGCCGGAGCTCCGAATCCTGCTTCGGGGTGTGCACCCTTTGCACGGAAATCCTTGCGCTGTTTGCTGTGCAGACCGCGCGGTCTGCGCCAGGTGTCAGCCAGCTTTACCTTTGCACAGAGGCACTGGCGGGAGAATCTGGCCTTCTTTGCAGCACGTGCACGAATCAGTTTCTTAATTTCACTCGCCATATTAGTTACCTCTGCTGGTAATGTAGATACCATCCTGGAACACACGGGGATCCCTGTTGCGGACCCGGCATGCCTGCTCAACATTTGCAGCGGTGTTTCCGATCTTTTCACGGTCAATGCCGTTTAAGACCAGTTCATCGCCCTGGACTTTTACCTTCACGCCCTCAACAATCTTTGCGTAGCGTGCCTGTTTCTCGCCAAGGAAGTTGGCGATCTCAACGCGGTCACCTGCAACCTTCACCTGAATCGGGAAGTGGTTGTAGACAACCTTCATGTGGTACTCGTACCCCTCGACAACGCCTTTTGCCATCACATGGAGAAGGGCATTGTAGGTACCGACCAGAGCATAGACACGGCGTCTGGTGGACTCGGTAGAGATCTTCACTGCACCCTCTTCCACAACAATCTCAATTGACGGGTGGTGCATAATACGGGAAAGAGAACCTTTGGAACCTTTCACCGTCAGGAGGTCTCCCTCTTTGGTAATGGTTACACCTTCCGGGATGTGGAAAATCATTTCATGCATAATGTTCCTCTCCTTAGAAGACGTATCCTAACAGCTCGCCACCAATACCGAGCTTACGTGCCTGTTCGTGGGACATAACACCTTGGGAAGTGGTCAGAATAATAATTCCGAAACCCTTTCCCGGCAGGTATCTGGTTTCCCAAGACTCAAGGTCTGCAACCTTTACCGAGAAACGGGGGGTGATAACACCGCACTTGTTGATGCCGCCGGTAAGAGAAATCGTGTACTGACCTCCTCTGCCGTCGTCAACCTTCTCGAAACCGCTGATATATCCGTATTCCTGCATGACGGTAAGCATGTCACCAAAGAGGCGGCTGGCCGGCTCAACGGTCACTGCAAGTTTACCGGTGTCGCCGGCATTCTTGATAGCGCTCATTGCGTCTGCAATCGGATTCTGTTTTGTCATTCTCCGTCACCTCTTTAGTTCATCTTCTTAAAGCCCATCGTGGGTGCCCACTCACGGAAGCACTGACGGCAGAAGTAAATGTTGTATCTGCGCACAAGTCCCTGCTTGCGTCCGCAAAGCTGGCACTGGTTTGCACCACGACCATACTTTTTCTGCTGGACTTTGCCGTTGTCTTTTGCTGCCATATTACTCCACCTCAATGCCGAAGGTCTCGGTCACAAATGCCATGGACTCCTCACGGGTCACGTGCAGTTTGGTGTTGAGCTTCTTCTGCTGGATCTTTCTGCGTGCCGTTCTCGTACCTTTCTTCTCGATAACTGCGATAATATCCATACCGTAGATACCGATCTTCGGGTCATATGCCTGACCCGGAAAGTCCGTGTGTTCCTCAATACCGAAACCGAAGTTACCGGTAGCATCAAACTGGCGTGCGTGAAGAACATTCTCCACCGCATACGTCTTTAATGCCGTTGCAAGGAACGTCGTAGCCTTTTCGCCGCGAAGGGTAACCTTGCAGCCGATCGGCTGACCACGGCGAACACCGAAAGCCGGAAGCGTATTCTTTGCATAAGAACGAATCGGCTTGGAACCCTGGGTAAGGTCTGCCATGATGTTTTCCGCGTTGACAAGCCGCTCGCCTGCCTCGCCGACACCCATGTGCACAACAACCTTTGCCACAAACGGTTTCTGCATGTCGCTCATGCGTCAACACCCCAGGTGGAAAGGAAAGACTCGGTGGTTCCGATCATATAGACATAGTCTTCAATGGTCTCGAACTTCTCACCGTTTGCATCCTCAAGGATGACACGGTTCGAAAGAGATGACTGCTGAATCTGAATCTCAACGATCTTTCCGGTCTTCATCGTGTGCTGACCGCCAATGATGACGGCCATGTTACCGACTGCGAACGGGAAGTGCTGCTGCACAACAAATCTGTCATCGCCAGCAAGACCGATAACAAGGGAGTCCTTGCCTTTGTAGGTGTTGTCACCAATGAAGTTTGCTCCACTGGTCAGATTGATCTGCGTCTTGCCGCCGACAAGAGTTGTCTTGTTTGCGACTTTGACCAGCTGGATCTTTGCTGCATCGGAGGAGATCTCATACTCAGTGTGGCGTCCCTTTGCATCGACAAGAATCATGTAATGCTTATCGATCTTCGGGAAGCTGATGATGTCAAAGACATCAATACCGATGTGCTCATCGGTCACCACGTTGCCGTTCAGAACAACACTGCGATCGTGAAGGATCTTCTTGACCTCTTTCGTGTTCTGGGCGAGGTGCATGTGGTCGCGAATCCAGATGCCGATCGGAAGAGCGGATGCATCGTGCGGACCGTGTGCCGGGCTCACGACGTACTTGCTTTCCTTGCGGGCGATCTGCCATGCGTCCGGTGCTGTCATACGTTTTGTACGAGTCATTATGCCTTCACCTCAAGACGTGCAACGCGCTTTGCGTCCTTCAGATTCAGTTTGGTGATCATCACTTTGGAAGGATCAATCGGTCTTGGAACATCCTCGCCGTTTGCCTTCTTCACTGCAACACCGTGAACAAGAACCTTAGTGTTTTTCACATCGACCTTGTCAACAACAGCTTCGGTGCCTGCGAACTCGCCGCGGAGCACTTTTACGGTGTCACCGGTGACAACACGGAAACTGCGCTTGCCATATTTCTTACGGAGATCATCAGCGAGAGTTGCGTGTAAGAACGCTCCACGAACGTGGATAGGTGCGTTATACCGGAACTTTCTCTGTTTTCTCGGCTGAATGCTTGCAATACGTGCCATGTTTTTCACCTTAG
The genomic region above belongs to Methanocorpusculum vombati and contains:
- a CDS encoding adenylate kinase, with protein sequence MAGKKVIITGVPGVGKTTVINTAMEKIAAEGTPYQNINFGSFMFEVAAAEGLVQDRDQMRKLDRTVQKRLQKLAAEKIAAIDGNVIIDTHASVKTPNGYLAGLPEWVITAIMPDVLVLVETDNDQILVRRLSDESRVRDMEGAKSIAEHQEMNRAFAASYAMLTGCTVKIIVNADFLLDKAVEELTATLR
- a CDS encoding ABC transporter substrate-binding protein, with amino-acid sequence MQKNTLLPVLIGVVVVCCVLVACVLLFTGGEGQTTYIVGIDGDHLPSTAIIIEDRERIPIGFDVETIQWIAEKEHFAITFKEVPWSIIPELIERGDIDMFYSGYSITPERAERLDFSQPYYKTDIAIAVRKDSGVTREMFDNGEIRIGSQQGITSVDKLKEIFGIERYDEMVSEGKIVLFSAGTAGFGESLKYLDTGEIDAIIYNKITLEGYLPDWKNLTILDTIPTGEEYGIAVKKGNTKLISILNKGLENFRASGKRAELLEKYHMSETLA
- the secY gene encoding preprotein translocase subunit SecY encodes the protein MGELLDRMEPLLAKMPAVRPPEGHVHFKNKLMWTAAVLLLYFILTNIPVFGLSETSLDVFQYYRALLAGASGTILHLGIGPIVTASIVLQLLRGADLIKINTSDERGQVIYMGLQKLLIFVMIILEALPNVLGGWMSPDMTVAAMFGGNTTAVMVLIFLQICLGGLLVVFMDEVVSKWGIGSGVGLFIVAGVAQGLVNGFFNWESTTDQFAVGFFPRLFEVIGSGANFIEYFGLELLALFTTIGLFFLIVYVEATRVEIPLAHANVRGARARFPVKLVYASVLPMILVRVLQANVQMIGMFLSSVGINIFGEFNGSTPINGLMWYLAPINQPQDWMWWLPQFTGAGHAAWEVALRVGIDAIVMIVGGALFAIFWVKTAGLDSKHVARQIQNSGMQIPGYRRSPAVLERYLDRYIPRVTVIGGVFIGVLSILANMLGIIGFVGGTGLLLTVSIVYRLYEQIANEQIMEMYPFMRGFFGGKE
- a CDS encoding uL15m family ribosomal protein; protein product: MPVNKRSKFRGTRTCGGGTHKNRRGAGNRGGRGQAGWRDHNFTRFYLLGKTEGKHGFVCKTSVTYEVLDIGDIDQMIPDLVARGIATQNGDVIILDAAQIGVEKVLGGGRVTHKLEITAESFSERAVAKVQEQGGQVLTP
- a CDS encoding 50S ribosomal protein L30, translating into MYAVVQVRGVVNTRRDIKETLKMLRLHHINHCVLVPETPEYLGMIRKAKDFIAFGEVDAATLETILTTRGRLTGNKPLTEEYVKEATSFGSIAELAAALAAGQIRMKDVPELKPVLRMHPPRKGYKTTKRTFNQGGALGYYGKEINDLLIKMR
- a CDS encoding 30S ribosomal protein S5 gives rise to the protein MAYEQEEWVPITGLGKKVMAGDFASFDEILASGFPIKEAGIVDAMLPDLVDEVLCIDMMQRMTDSGRRIKFRAVVVVGNKDGYIGFGQGRDVQVGTAIKKAIVNAKLNIVKVRRGCGSWECGCGQKHSVPMEVTGKAGSVTVTLKPAPKGIGLVTGDVGKKVLALAGIRDVWVNTSGNTRTTLNFAKATYNALRETNLIRIGGRK
- a CDS encoding 50S ribosomal protein L18; this encodes MATNGRYFVQFRRRREGKTDYYQRQRLIVSGRNRMVVRKTNRHIIIQLIAAQMDGDYTLVHVNSRELVNYGYKGYLGNTPAAYLTGMLFAVRAQKAGYEGAIADIGLQVASTGARVFAAVKGAVDAGFDVPVGEEILPDEDRCNGAHIAEYDDRYADLVSCVEAAKDAIMKELE
- a CDS encoding 50S ribosomal protein L19e produces the protein MSDLASQRRLAAAVLGCGENRVWINPEKLSDVQNAMSREDIRNLIEEGAISSHQKKGISRGRARARIAKRAYGHCKGPGRRSGAKGARTPSKTQWIKKIRAQRKELRAQREAGSITRTEYRRLYRRAAGGQFRNVAHLKTQIEIVTSRRD
- a CDS encoding 50S ribosomal protein L32e → MASEIKKLIRARAAKKARFSRQCLCAKVKLADTWRRPRGLHSKQRKDFRAKGAHPEAGFGAPAAIRGFHPSGYREVLVFRPADLEEIDAAATAVRIGASVGGQKRAAIQTKAAALGIKVLNPKETKAVVAAPVTEEAKSNE
- the rpl6p gene encoding 50S ribosomal protein L6, yielding MHEMIFHIPEGVTITKEGDLLTVKGSKGSLSRIMHHPSIEIVVEEGAVKISTESTRRRVYALVGTYNALLHVMAKGVVEGYEYHMKVVYNHFPIQVKVAGDRVEIANFLGEKQARYAKIVEGVKVKVQGDELVLNGIDREKIGNTAANVEQACRVRNRDPRVFQDGIYITSRGN
- a CDS encoding 30S ribosomal protein S8, whose product is MTKQNPIADAMSAIKNAGDTGKLAVTVEPASRLFGDMLTVMQEYGYISGFEKVDDGRGGQYTISLTGGINKCGVITPRFSVKVADLESWETRYLPGKGFGIIILTTSQGVMSHEQARKLGIGGELLGYVF
- a CDS encoding 30S ribosomal protein S14 yields the protein MAAKDNGKVQQKKYGRGANQCQLCGRKQGLVRRYNIYFCRQCFREWAPTMGFKKMN
- a CDS encoding 50S ribosomal protein L5, whose amino-acid sequence is MSDMQKPFVAKVVVHMGVGEAGERLVNAENIMADLTQGSKPIRSYAKNTLPAFGVRRGQPIGCKVTLRGEKATTFLATALKTYAVENVLHARQFDATGNFGFGIEEHTDFPGQAYDPKIGIYGMDIIAVIEKKGTRTARRKIQQKKLNTKLHVTREESMAFVTETFGIEVE
- a CDS encoding 30S ribosomal protein S4e, which produces MTRTKRMTAPDAWQIARKESKYVVSPAHGPHDASALPIGIWIRDHMHLAQNTKEVKKILHDRSVVLNGNVVTDEHIGIDVFDIISFPKIDKHYMILVDAKGRHTEYEISSDAAKIQLVKVANKTTLVGGKTQINLTSGANFIGDNTYKGKDSLVIGLAGDDRFVVQQHFPFAVGNMAVIIGGQHTMKTGKIVEIQIQQSSLSNRVILEDANGEKFETIEDYVYMIGTTESFLSTWGVDA
- the rplX gene encoding 50S ribosomal protein L24; the protein is MARIASIQPRKQRKFRYNAPIHVRGAFLHATLADDLRKKYGKRSFRVVTGDTVKVLRGEFAGTEAVVDKVDVKNTKVLVHGVAVKKANGEDVPRPIDPSKVMITKLNLKDAKRVARLEVKA